From Deinococcus reticulitermitis, the proteins below share one genomic window:
- the aceB gene encoding malate synthase A: MTDLKLPAGMTVTGPLKPGYEQILTEDALAFVAELHRTFEPRRRELMTKREERQARLDAGELPDFLPETEDVREGDWKIGPLPADLQDRRVEITGPVDRKMIINALNSGARVFMADFEDANSPSWENCVEGQINLYDAVRRTITFEGGGKSYKLNDKTAVLLVRPRGWHLPEKHVQVDGETVYGSFFDFGLYFWHNAKELLSRGSGPYFYLPKMESHLEARLWNDVFLLAQERLGLPRGTVKATVLIETILAAFEMDEILCELREHSAGLNCGRWDYIFSYIKKFRNDPTRVLPDRAKVTMAVPMMQNYSKLAVQTCHRRGAPAIGGMSAFIPVKGNEDENQRAFEQVRLDKEREATNGHDGTWVAHPGMVALATEVFDRLMPAPNQIDSDKQRDLTITAADLLIPPEGSVTEQGVRTNINVGIQYLAAWLRGSGAVPIHNLMEDAATAEISRAQLWQWLKSGVTLEDGRVLDQALFDELYEDEVRKLGETFGDAAQLFRRTATESPLMEFLTLPGYQQLA, encoded by the coding sequence ATGACCGACCTGAAGTTGCCCGCAGGAATGACCGTCACTGGCCCCCTCAAGCCCGGCTATGAGCAGATTCTGACCGAGGACGCGCTCGCCTTCGTTGCCGAGCTGCACCGCACCTTCGAGCCGCGCCGTCGCGAGCTGATGACCAAGCGTGAGGAGCGGCAGGCGCGGCTCGACGCCGGCGAACTCCCCGATTTCCTGCCGGAGACAGAGGACGTGCGGGAGGGCGACTGGAAGATCGGCCCGCTGCCTGCCGACCTGCAAGACCGCCGCGTCGAGATCACCGGACCCGTGGACCGCAAGATGATCATCAACGCGCTGAACTCGGGCGCGCGGGTGTTCATGGCCGACTTCGAGGACGCCAACAGCCCCTCTTGGGAAAACTGCGTGGAAGGCCAGATCAACCTCTACGACGCCGTGCGCCGCACCATCACCTTCGAGGGCGGGGGCAAGAGCTATAAGCTCAACGACAAAACGGCGGTGCTGCTCGTCCGTCCGCGCGGCTGGCACCTCCCCGAAAAGCATGTGCAGGTGGACGGCGAGACGGTGTACGGGTCATTCTTCGACTTCGGGCTCTACTTCTGGCACAACGCGAAGGAGCTGCTGTCGCGTGGCTCGGGGCCGTACTTCTACCTGCCCAAGATGGAGTCGCACCTCGAAGCGCGGCTGTGGAACGACGTCTTTTTGCTCGCACAGGAGCGGCTGGGCCTGCCGCGCGGCACGGTCAAGGCGACGGTCCTGATCGAGACGATCCTCGCGGCTTTCGAGATGGACGAGATCCTCTGTGAGCTGCGCGAGCACTCGGCGGGGCTGAACTGCGGGCGCTGGGACTACATTTTTTCGTACATCAAGAAGTTCCGCAACGACCCCACGCGGGTGCTGCCCGACCGCGCCAAGGTCACGATGGCGGTCCCGATGATGCAGAACTACTCCAAGCTCGCCGTCCAGACCTGCCACCGTCGGGGCGCCCCGGCGATCGGCGGCATGAGCGCCTTCATCCCGGTCAAGGGTAACGAGGACGAGAACCAGCGGGCTTTCGAGCAGGTCCGGCTCGACAAGGAGCGCGAGGCGACGAACGGCCACGACGGGACCTGGGTGGCGCACCCCGGCATGGTGGCGCTCGCCACCGAGGTCTTCGACCGCCTCATGCCGGCGCCCAATCAGATCGACTCGGACAAGCAGCGGGACCTGACCATCACGGCGGCGGACCTGCTGATTCCGCCGGAAGGCTCGGTCACCGAGCAAGGCGTCCGGACGAACATCAATGTCGGCATCCAGTACCTCGCGGCGTGGCTGCGCGGCTCGGGCGCGGTGCCGATCCACAACCTGATGGAAGACGCCGCCACCGCCGAGATCTCACGTGCCCAGCTCTGGCAGTGGCTCAAGAGCGGCGTGACGCTCGAAGACGGGCGCGTGCTCGATCAAGCCCTCTTCGACGAGCTCTACGAGGACGAGGTGCGCAAGCTAGGGGAGACCTTCGGGGACGCCGCGCAGCTGTTTCGCCGCACCGCCACCGAGAGCCCGCTGATGGAGTTCCTGACGCTGCCGGGTTACCAGCAGCTCGCGTGA
- a CDS encoding ABC transporter ATP-binding protein, which translates to MTPPDNLLEVRDLHTRYGRVEALSGVSLHVPRGHIVSVIGANGAGKTTLMNSVMGLLPPSQGTLIYDGQSLAHTPLETRVARGMCLVPERRDLFASMTVYDNLMLGAYSRRRTNWKGDLDHVFTRFPRLLERRTQLAGTLSGGEQQMLAIGRALMAKPRLLLLDEPSLGLAPLIVRDILLIVKHLRDDGVTVLLVEQNARASLAISDSAYVLETGVVKMSGPAAELARNPELTASYLGG; encoded by the coding sequence GTGACCCCTCCAGACAACCTCCTCGAAGTGCGCGACCTGCACACCCGCTATGGCCGGGTGGAGGCGCTGAGCGGCGTGTCGCTGCACGTTCCGCGCGGCCACATCGTCTCGGTGATCGGGGCGAACGGCGCGGGCAAGACCACGCTGATGAATTCGGTGATGGGCCTGCTGCCCCCCTCGCAGGGCACCCTGATCTACGACGGGCAGTCGCTCGCCCACACGCCGCTCGAGACGCGGGTGGCGCGCGGCATGTGCCTCGTCCCCGAGCGCCGGGACCTGTTCGCCAGCATGACGGTGTACGACAACCTGATGCTGGGCGCCTACTCGCGCCGCCGCACGAACTGGAAGGGCGACCTCGACCACGTGTTCACCCGTTTTCCGAGGCTGCTCGAAAGGCGCACCCAGCTCGCCGGCACCCTCTCGGGCGGGGAACAGCAGATGCTCGCCATTGGCCGCGCGCTGATGGCCAAGCCCCGGCTGCTCCTCCTCGACGAGCCGAGCCTGGGCCTCGCGCCCCTGATCGTGCGCGACATTCTATTGATCGTCAAACACCTGCGCGACGACGGCGTGACGGTGCTGCTCGTAGAGCAGAACGCCCGCGCGAGCCTCGCCATCAGCGACTCGGCCTACGTGCTCGAGACGGGCGTGGTCAAGATGAGCGGCCCGGCGGCGGAACTCGCGCGCAACCCCGAGCTGACGGCGAGCTACCTGGGCGGCTGA
- a CDS encoding ABC transporter permease subunit — MTARTTAAPARFTPRTALGASLLLVALALPLVLPLFQVTLLTNVLIFSVVVVGLVLLTGVIGLTSFGQAAFMGVGGYATAILSTRYGWSPWLGLLAGLTLTGLVAWALGLLTLRMQGHYLPLATIAWGISLYYVFGNTPALGGFTGITDIPPVRLLVWELTSPRQYAYLALAALLLVLWLAGHLLSSRVGRAMRALRGGPVVAEAFGVNNFRLKVEVFVLSALAAALAGWLYAHSQRFVNPTPFGINAGIEYLFMGVVGGIQYLLGAVFGAALITQLREVLQDFLPRLIGAQGNFEVIFFGVLVILTLQFARRGLWPLVERLLPQDRLRILPPGPAFPERPKPAPGTPLLSVQNAVKQFGGLRAVDDVSFELRAGEILGLIGPNGAGKSTMFNLITGVNPATSGQITFAGQDISRAGAGTIHRLGLSRTFQHVHLLPELTLLENTMMGGYARGRAGMVQSMLHLERAEEAALQHEALRQLQRVGLGAQAFDLAGNLALGQQRILEVARALVADPTLLLLDEPAAGLRYGEKQELSALLKRLRDEGVTILIVEHDMDLVMNLVDRLVVMNYGQKLAQGSPAEIRENQGVREAYLGVDMTEPQEQPGHNPPGQEQRAGGAA, encoded by the coding sequence ATGACCGCCCGGACCACCGCCGCGCCCGCTCGCTTCACCCCCCGCACGGCGCTGGGGGCCTCGCTGCTGCTCGTCGCGCTCGCGCTCCCGCTCGTGCTGCCGCTCTTTCAGGTCACGCTGCTCACCAACGTGCTGATTTTCAGCGTCGTGGTGGTCGGCCTCGTGCTGCTCACCGGCGTGATCGGGCTGACCTCGTTCGGGCAGGCGGCGTTCATGGGGGTGGGCGGCTACGCGACGGCGATCCTGAGCACCCGCTACGGCTGGAGCCCCTGGCTGGGGCTGCTCGCCGGGCTCACCCTGACCGGCCTCGTGGCTTGGGCGCTCGGGCTGCTGACCTTGCGGATGCAGGGCCACTACCTGCCGCTCGCCACCATCGCCTGGGGCATCAGCCTGTACTACGTGTTCGGCAACACGCCGGCGCTCGGGGGCTTTACCGGCATCACCGACATTCCGCCGGTGCGCCTCCTGGTCTGGGAGCTCACCTCGCCCCGGCAGTACGCCTACCTCGCGCTCGCGGCGCTGCTGCTCGTGCTCTGGCTCGCCGGACACCTGCTCTCCAGCCGCGTCGGGCGCGCGATGCGGGCGCTGCGCGGCGGTCCCGTGGTCGCCGAGGCCTTCGGGGTGAACAACTTCCGCCTCAAGGTGGAGGTGTTCGTGCTCTCGGCGCTCGCGGCAGCGCTCGCCGGGTGGCTCTACGCGCACAGCCAGCGCTTCGTCAATCCGACCCCCTTCGGCATCAATGCCGGCATCGAGTACCTCTTCATGGGCGTGGTGGGCGGCATCCAGTACCTGCTCGGCGCGGTGTTCGGCGCCGCACTCATCACGCAGCTGCGCGAAGTGCTTCAGGACTTCCTGCCCCGATTGATCGGCGCGCAGGGCAACTTCGAGGTGATCTTTTTCGGCGTCCTCGTGATCCTGACCCTGCAATTCGCCCGCCGGGGACTGTGGCCGCTCGTCGAGAGGCTGCTCCCGCAAGACCGGCTGCGGATTCTGCCGCCGGGTCCGGCCTTTCCCGAGCGGCCCAAGCCGGCGCCGGGAACGCCGCTGCTCAGCGTTCAGAACGCGGTCAAGCAGTTCGGCGGGCTGCGCGCCGTGGACGACGTGTCCTTCGAGCTGCGCGCCGGAGAGATCCTCGGTTTGATCGGACCCAACGGCGCGGGCAAATCCACCATGTTCAACCTGATCACGGGGGTCAACCCCGCCACGAGCGGGCAGATCACCTTCGCCGGGCAGGACATCTCGCGCGCCGGGGCCGGCACCATCCACCGCCTCGGCCTGAGCCGCACCTTTCAGCACGTGCACCTGCTGCCCGAACTCACGCTGCTCGAAAACACGATGATGGGCGGTTACGCGCGCGGGCGGGCCGGGATGGTTCAGAGCATGCTGCACCTCGAACGCGCCGAGGAAGCCGCGCTGCAACACGAGGCCCTGCGCCAGCTTCAGCGCGTGGGGCTCGGCGCCCAGGCCTTCGATCTCGCCGGGAACCTCGCGCTCGGGCAGCAGCGCATCCTGGAAGTCGCGCGCGCCCTCGTCGCTGACCCCACCTTGCTGCTGCTCGACGAGCCGGCGGCGGGGCTGCGCTACGGGGAAAAACAGGAACTTTCGGCGCTCCTCAAGCGGCTGCGGGACGAGGGCGTCACCATCCTGATCGTCGAGCACGACATGGACCTCGTGATGAACCTCGTCGACCGCCTCGTGGTGATGAACTACGGCCAGAAGCTCGCCCAGGGTTCGCCCGCCGAGATTCGGGAAAACCAAGGCGTGCGCGAGGCGTACCTCGGTGTGGACATGACCGAGCCCCAGGAGCAGCCGGGCCACAATCCGCCGGGTCAGGAGCAGCGGGCAGGAGGCGCCGCGTGA
- a CDS encoding branched-chain amino acid ABC transporter permease, whose translation MAFLESLRQMLDPSIFPILAADGLTNGAVYALLALATVLVFAVTRVIFIPLGEFVVFGTLTLAALQTGRVPGTLTLLVILLAVGALMQAFTQLRAARPARALLTLALAAVAGVVLWALTGWLAPLKSPLWIQALLTMLLIAPLGPLVYRVVYQPLQNATTLVLLIASVALHLALTGAALVFFGPEGSRTPPFLAGQLQLGQVTLSQQSLLVIFASALLMLALYFFFDRTMTGKALRATAVNRVGARLVGISPSSAGSLTFLLAALIGGFGGMLIGPSVAMTYDSGFLIGLKGFIGAIIGGLVSYPLAAAGAVLVGLIESFASFSLSAWKEVIVFTLILPVLLWRSLTTRHVPEDEE comes from the coding sequence ATGGCGTTTCTGGAGTCCCTCAGGCAGATGCTCGACCCGTCGATTTTCCCGATTCTGGCGGCGGACGGGCTGACCAACGGCGCGGTATACGCGCTGCTCGCGCTCGCGACGGTGCTCGTGTTCGCGGTGACGCGGGTGATCTTTATTCCGCTCGGCGAGTTCGTGGTGTTCGGCACCCTGACGCTCGCCGCGCTCCAGACCGGGCGGGTGCCGGGCACGCTGACGCTGCTCGTGATCCTGCTCGCGGTGGGGGCGCTGATGCAGGCTTTTACGCAGCTGCGGGCGGCGCGTCCGGCGCGGGCGCTGCTGACCCTCGCGCTCGCGGCGGTCGCCGGCGTGGTCCTCTGGGCCTTGACGGGCTGGCTCGCGCCCCTGAAGTCTCCGCTCTGGATTCAGGCGCTGCTCACCATGCTCCTGATCGCGCCGCTCGGGCCGCTGGTGTACCGGGTGGTGTATCAGCCGCTGCAAAACGCGACGACGCTGGTGCTCCTGATCGCCTCGGTCGCGCTGCACCTCGCGCTGACCGGCGCGGCGCTGGTGTTTTTCGGCCCCGAGGGCTCGCGCACGCCGCCCTTCCTGGCGGGGCAGCTTCAGCTCGGGCAGGTCACGCTGAGCCAGCAGAGCCTGCTCGTGATCTTCGCCTCGGCGCTGCTGATGCTCGCGCTGTATTTCTTCTTCGACCGCACGATGACGGGCAAGGCGCTGCGGGCCACGGCGGTCAACCGGGTGGGCGCGCGGCTCGTCGGCATCAGCCCGAGCTCGGCGGGGAGTCTCACCTTCCTGCTCGCGGCCCTGATCGGGGGCTTCGGCGGCATGCTGATCGGGCCGAGCGTCGCGATGACCTACGACTCGGGCTTCCTGATCGGGCTCAAAGGCTTTATCGGCGCGATCATCGGCGGTCTCGTGAGCTACCCGCTCGCGGCGGCGGGGGCAGTGCTCGTCGGCCTAATCGAGAGTTTCGCGTCTTTCAGCTTATCCGCCTGGAAGGAAGTGATCGTGTTCACCTTGATTCTGCCGGTGCTGCTGTGGCGCAGCCTCACCACCCGGCACGTCCCGGAGGATGAAGAATGA
- a CDS encoding ABC transporter substrate-binding protein has translation MKKVITLALALAASSALAQDTVKIGVILPVSGVYAQLGEEGWKGFTLYMDSIGNKVAGKTIQVVREDEEADAGVALRKANKLISSDKVDLLAGVVLTPSAYALAPVVEKAKVPLIVFNAAGNDLTRSRKNPYVFRVSGNAWQYNNPFGKYVAQKVSKNTFLVAADYAFGKESIADFKAAYTKAGGKVAGEVYTPLGSNDFSAYMARIAAAKPEAVYAVLSGSDAVLFMKQFAQFGLQKSVKLAVFGDMTDEKFIGAVGDSTVGALSALPWAQNLANAENRKFVAAYTKKYKDLPGVFAERGWVTARVIAEALKKTGGKTDDKAALLAAIRGVNFPAPRGVFRFDAVTQNVINPMYVRQVVKGPGGLYNKQVVKLGDFRDPGK, from the coding sequence ATGAAGAAGGTCATCACTCTGGCGCTCGCCCTCGCCGCCAGCTCGGCGCTCGCGCAGGACACGGTCAAGATCGGCGTGATTCTGCCGGTCTCGGGCGTCTATGCCCAGCTCGGCGAGGAAGGCTGGAAAGGCTTTACCCTTTACATGGACTCGATCGGCAACAAGGTGGCCGGCAAGACCATCCAAGTGGTGCGCGAGGACGAGGAAGCCGACGCGGGCGTCGCACTACGCAAGGCGAACAAGCTGATCAGCTCGGACAAGGTGGATCTGCTCGCGGGCGTGGTCCTGACCCCCAGCGCCTACGCGCTCGCGCCGGTGGTGGAAAAAGCCAAGGTCCCGCTGATCGTGTTCAACGCGGCGGGCAACGACCTGACGCGCTCGCGCAAGAATCCCTATGTCTTCCGAGTATCCGGCAACGCCTGGCAGTACAACAACCCCTTCGGCAAATACGTCGCGCAGAAGGTGAGCAAGAACACCTTCCTCGTCGCTGCCGACTACGCCTTCGGCAAAGAGTCCATCGCCGACTTCAAAGCCGCCTACACCAAGGCGGGCGGCAAGGTGGCGGGCGAGGTCTACACGCCGCTCGGCAGCAACGATTTCAGCGCCTATATGGCCCGGATCGCGGCGGCCAAGCCGGAAGCGGTGTACGCCGTGCTCTCGGGTAGCGACGCGGTGCTGTTCATGAAGCAGTTCGCGCAGTTCGGGCTCCAGAAGTCAGTCAAGCTCGCGGTGTTCGGCGACATGACCGACGAGAAGTTTATCGGCGCGGTGGGCGACAGCACGGTCGGTGCCCTGAGTGCGCTGCCCTGGGCACAGAACCTCGCCAACGCCGAGAACCGCAAGTTCGTGGCGGCCTACACCAAGAAGTACAAGGACCTCCCCGGCGTCTTCGCCGAGCGCGGCTGGGTGACCGCGCGCGTGATCGCCGAGGCCCTGAAAAAGACCGGCGGCAAGACCGACGACAAGGCCGCCCTCCTCGCGGCGATTCGCGGTGTGAATTTCCCGGCGCCGCGCGGCGTCTTCCGCTTCGATGCCGTGACCCAGAACGTGATCAACCCGATGTATGTCCGGCAGGTCGTCAAGGGTCCGGGCGGGCTCTACAACAAGCAGGTCGTCAAACTCGGCGACTTCCGCGACCCGGGGAAATAA
- a CDS encoding flavin reductase family protein, with translation MTDSPAPVPPTLADSYKALARTWAATVTVVTLLDEHGDLDGFTATAFLTVSIDPPIILVSVQRSSLASETLSKCQAFAVNLLSPTQAEIAGTFARPQVQRREAWDRVPWKEGVEGAPLLTGTAGAFTATVRQVIEAGDHLLVLGDVQDIHLHEGGATLLYHDRRFGKVEYHP, from the coding sequence ATGACCGACAGCCCTGCTCCCGTGCCCCCCACCCTGGCCGACTCGTACAAGGCGCTCGCGCGCACCTGGGCCGCCACGGTGACGGTCGTGACGCTGCTCGACGAGCACGGCGACCTCGACGGCTTTACCGCGACCGCGTTCCTGACCGTCTCGATCGACCCGCCGATCATCCTGGTATCGGTGCAGCGCTCCAGTCTGGCGAGCGAGACCCTGAGCAAATGCCAGGCGTTCGCGGTCAACCTGCTCTCGCCCACGCAGGCCGAGATCGCCGGCACCTTCGCCCGGCCCCAGGTGCAGCGCAGGGAAGCCTGGGACCGGGTTCCCTGGAAAGAGGGGGTAGAGGGCGCGCCGCTGCTGACCGGCACCGCCGGGGCCTTTACCGCCACCGTGCGTCAGGTGATCGAGGCCGGAGACCACCTGCTCGTGCTCGGCGACGTGCAGGACATTCACCTGCACGAGGGCGGCGCGACGCTGCTCTACCACGACCGGCGATTCGGCAAGGTGGAATACCATCCCTGA
- a CDS encoding 4-hydroxyphenylacetate 3-hydroxylase C-terminal domain-containing protein, which produces MRLRLKARLPRLLPPNVWSGWAALGAAPEFYAPFEANALAWYKKYASQGLFLNHVIVDPPVDRDKPLSETRDVYVHVTKETDAGVYISGAKMMGTGSALTHGTFVAQNNASAARMEEGKTEDFALVCFVPMSAQGQKVVCRTPYESRAVSPFDAPISSRYDENDAVLIFDDVFVPWEDVLIYGDVAKAKAFYPASGFTNRYTLQAQTRLAVKMDFMCGLLTKAIAANGTADFRGVQASVGEVFAMRAILWSMTSAMALDPQDGLGGMKIPKLEYASASRYFASNMWFKVKEIFDTVLGGAALVVPSSYKDLQSPELRPLIDRYYRGTGVSAEERIKLYKLIWDVTGSEFGGRMALYERNYGGNQDQVRMDNLNFTTRLGQTKEFQELVDACMSDYDLSGWRNPTWSWDPQ; this is translated from the coding sequence CTGCGCCTCAGACTGAAGGCTCGCCTTCCGCGTCTCCTTCCCCCGAACGTTTGGAGCGGATGGGCCGCGCTCGGCGCGGCGCCCGAGTTCTACGCGCCCTTCGAGGCCAACGCGCTCGCCTGGTACAAGAAGTACGCCTCGCAGGGCCTCTTTCTCAACCACGTGATCGTGGACCCGCCGGTCGACCGCGACAAGCCGCTGTCCGAGACCCGCGACGTGTACGTGCACGTCACCAAGGAGACGGACGCCGGCGTCTACATCTCGGGCGCCAAGATGATGGGCACCGGCTCGGCGCTCACGCACGGCACCTTCGTCGCGCAGAACAACGCCTCGGCGGCCCGGATGGAAGAAGGCAAGACCGAGGATTTCGCCCTCGTGTGTTTCGTCCCGATGAGCGCCCAGGGGCAGAAGGTGGTGTGCCGCACGCCTTATGAAAGCCGCGCGGTGAGCCCCTTCGACGCGCCGATCAGCAGCCGCTACGACGAGAACGACGCCGTCCTGATCTTCGACGACGTGTTCGTGCCCTGGGAAGACGTGCTGATCTATGGGGACGTGGCGAAGGCCAAGGCGTTCTACCCGGCGTCGGGCTTTACCAACCGCTACACCCTCCAGGCCCAGACCCGGCTCGCGGTCAAGATGGACTTCATGTGCGGCCTGCTCACCAAGGCCATCGCCGCCAACGGCACCGCCGACTTCCGGGGCGTGCAGGCGAGCGTGGGCGAGGTCTTCGCGATGCGCGCGATCCTGTGGTCCATGACGAGCGCGATGGCCCTCGATCCCCAGGATGGCCTCGGCGGCATGAAGATCCCCAAGCTCGAATACGCGTCGGCCAGCCGCTACTTCGCCTCGAACATGTGGTTCAAGGTCAAGGAGATCTTCGACACGGTGCTCGGCGGCGCGGCGCTGGTGGTGCCGAGCAGCTATAAGGACCTCCAGAGTCCCGAACTGCGCCCGCTGATCGACCGCTATTACCGGGGCACCGGGGTCAGCGCCGAGGAGCGCATCAAGCTCTACAAGCTGATCTGGGACGTGACCGGCAGCGAGTTCGGAGGCCGCATGGCCCTGTACGAGCGCAACTACGGCGGCAACCAGGACCAGGTCCGGATGGACAACCTCAACTTCACCACCCGCCTCGGCCAGACGAAGGAATTCCAGGAGCTCGTCGACGCCTGCATGAGCGACTACGACCTGAGTGGCTGGCGCAACCCGACCTGGAGCTGGGACCCGCAGTGA
- the cobA gene encoding uroporphyrinogen-III C-methyltransferase produces the protein MSTLNLGNGRLMPGTESARAFVSLVGAGPGDPALLTLRARERLRQADVVLHDALTHPALLEHCPQAECLDVGKRGFRSSATQEDINALIVEKALEGGGRRVVRLKGGDPFVFGRGGEEALACVAAGIPFEIVPGVSSALAAPAYAGIPLTHRGRARSFAVLTGHDRHGAAAYGELAGVDTLAFLMAVRELPRITRDLIAAGRDPQTPAATVQSGSLPGQRVVRGSLATIAAQAEAAGIASPAVTVVGEVAALHDTLSWFVPAPISQPASPPLAGLRVAVTRTRPAPSTFAATLRAGGAEVTELPLLRFVPTGERRTVVGALRDFAGWVLLSSEQAVHGLFEVLEAEGLDARFLARARLAALGTGTARALQARGLRADYVPPTSGAAHLGAGLPAAAGDLALCLGDQEPDETLRSALAARGIETLHLAVFRSEQAELSENTLAALQDADLVTLASAAGARAFARRFGDAHTVAVIGPQTERAARAAGLTRIVRASAPTLDGLAEVVAALRAGPAVACASD, from the coding sequence GTGAGCACGTTGAATCTGGGCAACGGCAGGCTGATGCCGGGGACGGAGTCGGCGCGGGCCTTCGTCTCGCTGGTGGGTGCGGGGCCCGGTGACCCCGCGCTGCTGACGCTGCGGGCACGTGAGCGGCTGCGGCAGGCGGACGTGGTGCTCCACGACGCGCTCACCCATCCCGCGCTGCTGGAGCACTGCCCGCAGGCCGAGTGCCTCGACGTGGGCAAACGCGGCTTCCGGTCCTCGGCCACCCAGGAGGACATCAACGCGCTGATTGTCGAGAAGGCGCTGGAGGGCGGTGGGCGGCGCGTCGTGCGGCTCAAGGGCGGTGACCCGTTCGTCTTCGGGCGCGGCGGTGAGGAGGCGCTCGCGTGCGTGGCGGCGGGGATTCCTTTTGAAATCGTGCCGGGGGTGAGCAGCGCGCTGGCCGCCCCCGCCTACGCCGGGATTCCGCTGACCCACCGGGGCCGGGCGCGGTCTTTCGCGGTGTTGACCGGCCACGACCGTCACGGCGCGGCGGCCTATGGAGAACTCGCGGGCGTGGATACCCTCGCCTTCCTGATGGCGGTGCGCGAGCTCCCGCGGATCACGCGCGACCTGATCGCGGCGGGGCGTGATCCCCAGACGCCTGCCGCCACCGTGCAGTCGGGCAGCCTTCCCGGGCAGCGGGTGGTGCGCGGAAGCCTCGCCACCATCGCGGCGCAGGCGGAGGCCGCCGGGATCGCCTCGCCTGCCGTCACCGTGGTGGGGGAGGTGGCCGCCCTGCACGACACGCTGAGCTGGTTTGTCCCTGCGCCCATCTCCCAGCCTGCCTCCCCGCCGCTCGCCGGGCTGCGGGTCGCCGTCACCCGCACGCGCCCGGCCCCAAGCACCTTCGCCGCTACCCTGCGCGCGGGCGGCGCGGAGGTGACCGAGCTGCCGCTGCTGCGCTTTGTGCCCACCGGGGAGCGGCGCACGGTCGTCGGGGCGCTGCGGGACTTCGCCGGCTGGGTGCTGCTGAGCAGCGAGCAGGCGGTGCACGGTCTCTTCGAGGTGCTGGAGGCCGAAGGACTCGACGCCCGTTTTCTCGCCCGTGCCCGACTCGCGGCCCTGGGCACCGGCACCGCGCGGGCGCTTCAGGCGCGGGGGCTGCGCGCGGACTACGTGCCGCCCACCTCGGGCGCCGCCCACCTCGGCGCGGGGCTGCCGGCGGCGGCAGGCGACCTCGCGCTGTGCCTGGGCGACCAGGAGCCGGACGAGACGCTGCGAAGCGCCCTGGCCGCGCGGGGCATAGAGACGCTGCACCTGGCGGTCTTCCGCAGCGAGCAGGCCGAGTTGAGTGAGAATACCCTTGCCGCCCTGCAAGACGCCGACCTCGTCACCCTCGCCTCGGCGGCGGGGGCGCGGGCCTTCGCGCGCAGGTTCGGGGACGCCCACACCGTCGCCGTGATCGGCCCCCAGACTGAGCGCGCGGCGCGGGCGGCGGGCCTCACCCGCATCGTGCGGGCGAGCGCGCCGACGCTGGATGGACTCGCGGAGGTGGTCGCGGCGCTCCGGGCTGGCCCAGCGGTGGCCTGCGCCTCAGACTGA